From the genome of Dickeya aquatica, one region includes:
- a CDS encoding DUF2644 domain-containing protein, translating into MKLSDLVTNPKSGRLSTSDTIVFIAFLATTGVLLFCTYTGNLTEWLFMAYLAAWVTQSQASKYHAIKRDQTQTTQTGTDKGGQQ; encoded by the coding sequence ATGAAACTCAGCGACCTTGTCACTAATCCGAAATCCGGCCGTCTTTCCACGTCCGACACCATCGTTTTCATCGCGTTCCTGGCGACGACCGGTGTGCTGCTGTTCTGCACGTACACAGGCAATCTCACCGAGTGGCTGTTTATGGCGTATCTCGCCGCCTGGGTAACGCAGTCGCAAGCCTCTAAATATCACGCCATCAAACGTGACCAGACCCAGACCACGCAAACCGGAACAGACAAAGGAGGCCAACAGTGA